In one window of Zygosaccharomyces rouxii strain CBS732 chromosome E complete sequence DNA:
- a CDS encoding uncharacterized protein (conserved hypothetical protein), which produces MSIKEIALDLTVFTLTSVNDAISFKPQLCFEVPKQDYQQLKEDYINFTGTSIRKNRSKLFFLPTNVSDELQKLNASVPESAKRVPNDGRVYYKNRLITELDYENVKRVETACAFIAYTALNSFVHFETDVKGNASGNGDHESVPMVSTVSAGTNTGSSGSSVDIDGTSSNTVGNGGDDDDENEEVSSSESVTRALKKGNILGFRELGHLVGITPWHFHRVFKVITGLTIREYGQLCVEFIKKNKELINACRVRVVRFKLTEHYSCLDDTHFLRDGGLQYPATENVVLLPDYFIDPNKSKEFKKRKSSTKPVQEEVNYGVTQRSQIRKRRSSVVYGRIQRASQNTITSNSLNDCLTSPTTTRRSVSFPRSDEENINYNYDYGYNYKNDGNDNVNGNNIIDSNFGNQIENDTFNNYHYSNTTTNNNFDNDTDESTSASSDWERPIQNVFPPLSMATPRPTSPAITSRKNSIISIGSAGAAASASNNKVSKKGGNLMEAHRRNRSDGLGLNLDSLRDGSIDHKLSMATTSAGTAVGGDNGNANTSTIEFNNNIFQNDDAEDVDFTNLDYNSSNNIFQKQFKLDPKYPYPSNSSDTNVDSKANSVSRSSGSAAAAAIAAFSGVNGNGNNNDSNGNSGMEGVPSMTDISLFNNSLLEQTTTPAASLLLDTDPTSASTGIQEELDVDTLLNNSSSLLDELVPFSSHPHHHHNHQPQRKDGIAAGELFSMPEENELFDTLNGDLLAGDALLSFEH; this is translated from the coding sequence ATGTCAATCAAGGAAATTGCATTGGACTTAACGGTTTTTACACTTACCAGTGTAAATGATGCTATTTCTTTCAAACCACAACTCTGTTTCGAAGTTCCCAAGCAGGACTATCAACagttgaaagaagattaTATTAATTTTACCGGAACTTCCATACGAAAGAATCGGTCAAAATTATTTTTCCTGCCCACGAATGTATCCGACGAACTACAAAAATTAAATGCAAGTGTACCGGAGAGTGCGAAACGAGTTCCTAATGACGGTAGGGTTTATTATAAAAACAGACTCATTACTGAATTAGACTATGAGAACGTTAAGCGCGTAGAGACGGCATGTGCATTTATTGCCTATACTGCGTTAAATTCGTTTGTACATTTTGAGACGGATGTCAAGGGTAATGCTAGCGGTAATGGTGATCATGAATCAGTCCCCATGGTCAGTACCGTCTCAGCCGGTACCAACACTGGCAGTAGTGGTTCAAGTGTTGACATTGATGGTACCAGCAGTAATACTGTTGGAAATGGcggtgatgatgacgatgaaaaTGAGGAAGTGTCATCGAGTGAAAGCGTTACAAGGGCATTGAAAAAGGGAAATATTCTTGGATTCCGCGAATTAGGACATCTTGTTGGAATTACACCTTGGCATTTTCATCGTGTCTTTAAAGTCATTACTGGTTTAACGATTAGAGAATACGGTCAATTATGCGtcgaattcatcaaaaagAATAAGGAACTAATTAATGCCTGTAGAGTTCGTGTGGTAAGGTTTAAATTGACTGAACATTATTCTTGCCTAGATGATACACATTTCCTCAGAGATGGTGGTCTCCAGTATCCTGCAACGGAAAACGTCGTCTTACTGCCCGATTATTTCattgatccaaataaaTCCAAGGAATtcaaaaagagaaaaagtAGTACAAAACCGGTACAAGAAGAGGTTAATTATGGTGTAACCCAAAGGTCACAGATACGCAAAAGACGTAGTTCAGTAGTGTACGGTAGAATTCAACGTGCATCTCAAAATACAATTACGTCCAATTCGTTGAACGACTGTTTAacttcaccaacaacaacgagAAGGTCGGTTTCTTTCCCACGCTCAGACGAGGAGAATATTAATTATAATTATGATTACGGCTACAACTATAAGAATGACGGCAATGACAACgtcaatggtaataatattattgaCAGCAATTTCGGaaatcaaattgaaaatgatactTTTAACAATTATCACTATTCGAATACTACAACcaataataattttgataatgataCCGACGAGTCCACGTCAGCTTCGAGCGATTGGGAAAGACcaattcaaaatgtttttCCACCATTATCGATGGCAACACCAAGACCTACGTCTCCTGCAATTACTTCAAGGAAAAATAGTATTATTTCAATTGGTAGTGCAGGGGCTGCTGCTTCAGCTTCAAACAATAAAGTTTCTAAAAAGGGCGGGAACCTAATGGAAGCTCATAGAAGGAATCGTAGTGATGGTTTAGGTTTGAATTTAGATTCTTTGCGAGACGGAAGCATCGACCATAAGTTGAGTATGGCAACCACGTCGGCAGGAACGGCAGTTGGAGGTGATAACGGCAATGCTAACACATCAACTATAGAATTTAACAACAatatatttcaaaatgatgatgctgAGGATGTGGATTTTACTAATCTGGATTATAATAGTTCAAACAacatatttcaaaaacagtTCAAGTTAGATCCAAAATATCCGTACCCAAGTAATAGTAGTGACACTAATGTTGACAGTAAAGCAAACAGTGTCAGTCGTTCTAGTGGGTCTGCAGCAGCTGCAGCCATAGCAGCATTTAGTGGTGTGAATGGTAACGGGAATAACAACGACAGTAATGGTAACTCTGGTATGGAGGGTGTTCCATCAATGACTGATATCTCCCTATTCAACAATTCACTACTAGAACAGACAACTACTCCAGCCGCAAGTTTACTGCTTGATACAGATCCAACAAGTGCAAGTACGGGAATTCAAGAAGAACTTGATGTTGACACCTTACTTAATAATAGTAGTTCATTATTAGACGAGCTAGTACCGTTTAGTTCCCATcctcatcaccatcataatcatcaaCCACAACGTAAAGATGGTATTGCTGCAGGCGAACTATTCAGCATGCcagaggaaaatgaattatttgacACATTAAACGGTGATCTATTAGCTGGTGATGCCCTTTTGAGCTTTGAACATTAA
- a CDS encoding serine/threonine-protein kinase (similar to uniprot|P22517 Saccharomyces cerevisiae YOL016C CMK2 Calmodulin-dependent protein kinase and to YFR014C uniprot|P27466 Saccharomyces cerevisiae YFR014C CMK1 Calmodulin-dependent protein kinase), with amino-acid sequence MDSSTKDNSHHNSHSEEANHSDTQDGELVAPNHVGGNKVSKLLYKLSGQPESYINKRDYVFGRTLGAGTFGIVRQARRYSTKQNVAVKILLKKALKGNDVQLQMLYDELSILQKLRHPNIVRFEDWFESKDKFYIVTQLATGGELFDRIIAKGHFTEEDAVKIVVQMLNAVEYMHSENIVHRDLKPENILYIDPSDDSPLVIADFGIAKELHNNDELIFKAAGSLGYVAPEVLTTNGHGKPCDIWSLGVITYTLLCGYSPFVAESVEGFLEEVAKDRYPVKFHEQYWSKISTEARRFILRALEINPQYRPTASELLCDPWITSKSNYTHDLLPHVKKQFDARKKFRDVVEIVKLNNRIDKLRNMYCEGSEEEEDLQGNDLSPHKSLLDSLKDLSLQQPDRAASTPGTSSSQSHDELKSSLTQSAFAQLVKAATTNTDKVLNYKDPLAAKSEEAEAEAEKREAAKAKSDLKK; translated from the coding sequence ATGGATAGCTCTACAAAAGATAATTCTCATCATAATTCTCACAGCGAAGAAGCTAATCATTCTGATACCCAAGATGGTGAACTTGTTGCCCCTAATCATGTGGGAGGAAATAAAGTTAGTAAATTGCTTTACAAGTTAAGTGGACAGCCTGAATCTTACATTAATAAAAGAGATTATGTCTTCGGTAGAACTTTAGGTGCTGGTACATTTGGTATAGTTAGACAGGCAAGAAGATATTCTACAAAGCAAAATGTCGCCGTTAAGATTCTTTTAAAGAAGGCCCTTAAGGGGAATGATGTTCAGCTACAAATGCTATATGACGAATTGTCAATCTTACAAAAACTTCGCCATCCAAATATTGTTCGTTTTGAAGATTGGTTTGAATCAAAGGATAAGTTTTATATCGTTACTCAATTGGCAACTGGTGGTGAATTATTCGACAGAATTATTGCCAAGGGTCACTTTACAGAGGAGGATGCAGTTAAAATCGTGGTTCAAATGTTAAATGCAGTTGAATACATGCATTCAGAAAATATTGTTCAcagagatttgaaacctgaaaatattctttaTATTGATCCATCGGATGATTCTCCACTAGTGATTGCAGATTTTGGTATTGCCAAAGAATTACACAAcaatgatgaattgatcttCAAGGCCGCTGGTTCTCTTGGCTATGTGGCACCTGAAGTGCTAACTACTAATGGCCATGGTAAACCATGTGACATTTGGTCTCTAGGTGTCATCACCTATACTTTACTATGTGGATACTCTCCTTTTGTTGCTGAATCTGTTGAAGGATTTTTAGAAGAAGTAGCTAAAGATCGATACCCTGTAAAGTTTCACGAACAGTACTGGAGTAAAATTTCTACAGAGGCCAGAAGATTCATTCTAAGAGCGCTAGAGATAAACCCACAGTATAGACCAACAGCATCAGAATTGTTATGCGATCCATGGATTACAAGTAAGAGTAATTACACTCATGATTTGTTGCCACATGTCAAGAAACAATTCGATGCTCGCAAGAAATTCCGTGATGTGGTggaaattgttaaattgaATAACAGAATCGATAAATTGAGAAACATGTACTGTGAAGgatcagaagaagaggaagatttGCAAGGGAATGATCTATCACCTCATAAATCTTTGCTCGATTCTCTTAAAGATTTGAGCCTACAACAACCTGATAGAGCAGCCTCTACACCTGgaacatcatcatcgcAGAGTcatgatgaattaaaatcttcattaACACAGAGCGCGTTTGctcaattggttaaagCTGCTACTACGAATACTGACAAGGTGTTGAATTATAAGGACCCCTTGGCGGCTAAATCAGAAGAGGCAGAGGCTGAAGCAGAAAAACGAGAAGCTGCTAAGGCCAAGagtgatttgaaaaagtga
- the AIP5 gene encoding Aip5p (weakly similar to uniprot|P43597 Saccharomyces cerevisiae YFR016C Hypothetical ORF), which produces MKDQDAVSEAAAKRSSGRRSQVLDLDSIMVGIEEYLNNDDSDHEQKTDKHVDKAATDVPVNIVDGEQNEKGKNVIDLTGKDEDEDEDKGDGENRNDEKSFDDNDTLPTTQESLTQNKDHLNQFSAPSSNLSGETPISTQDHVHETTKDKDSQIPASIQGIEKGSDAPAEKSISGDDFTQKDLHERVASAEKSITNDDNKQKDQPAQAAPAEKSMLNDDHMQKDQHEQVASAEKSISSDDRTQKDQPAQAASAEKSIPSDEHIKKDQHAQAAPAEKSIPSDDRKQKDQHSQAAPAEKSIPSNDHMQKDLHGKAASVEKSIPSDGSKQNDQPAQAASAEKSIPSDDRTQKDQHEQVAPAEKSIPIDDRTQKGQHEHDDRMQNDLHAQAAPAEKSISSDDRMQNDQHVQDALTTKVEKPVKEQLASGKTEQTAGSMEEKCARKEVTKDEPIENIDEPTKVVEEEIKQHQKVRENSAEDSSYLKSTNNTEERTENREGSAKKNAEGDYMRKPAGSPKDLPETHARPFGNSGMSHTKETLEKSAVQYAPQNDIGPAEEKEPAEQSNKSISKRLQGEKDESNQSPSGPLDHQGPLTTHTNNSSRSNLTVSVGPKTDGNSDKYNDKSEQDVESDMSGQNNADTRLKTEEQERPEGASIVSNAHASNASNTEGSAECAVVGGDKDSKSASHIEGNEGGTVRPHVAREISTNEEDGSDAGNLSAATDANTTDDSDLHSERHSTSLTSGSTENAEKSAGKREAEYDNGIKDSNRNKDKLKDCQDNYEETNTIKTTEQKQHQKPPQITPPLQQEEEKQQAVSKIDAETEAILKGLDNPQELLKELEAERRKEPVFILTSLAGGGFHIIPRTNRLATILQANRIEFSYKDLGTDPQARNLWKAHAQGKQLPGLVRGSDVIGNWQDVEDANEEYRLEEILYSL; this is translated from the coding sequence ATGAAAGATCAAGATGCAGTTTCTGAAGCTGCTGCTAAACGGTCATCTGGTCGTAGAAGTCAAGTACTCGATTTAGATTCAATTATGGTTGGTATagaagaatatttaaaCAATGACGATTCTGATCATGAACAGAAAACCGATAAGCATGTCGATAAGGCTGCTACTGATGTTCCAGTAAACATTGTTGATGGTGAACAGAATGAAAAAGGTAAGAACGTAATTGACCTAACTGGTAAGGACGAGGAcgaggatgaagataaaGGTGACGGTGAAAATagaaatgatgaaaagtcatttgatgataatgatacATTGCCAACTACACAGGAATCTTTAACTCAGAACAAGGACCATTTGAACCAGTTTTCAGCACCTTCTTCTAATCTCTCCGGGGAAACTCCGATCTCCACCCAAGATCACGTGCACGAAACCACTAAAGATAAAGATTCGCAAATACCAGCTTCTATTCAAGGTATCGAGAAGGGTTCAGATGCACCCGCTGAAAAATCGATTTCAGGTGATGATTTTACGCAGAAAGATCTACATGAGCGAGTTGCATCTGCTGaaaaatcaattacaaatgatgataataagcAGAAAGATCAACCTGCCCAGGCTGCACCCGCTGAAAAATCGATGTTAAATGATGACCATATGCAGAAAGATCAACATGAGCAAGTTGCATCTGCTGAAAAATCGATTTCAAGTGATGATCGTACGCAGAAAGATCAACCTGCCCAGGCTGCATCTGCTGAAAAATCGATTCCAAGCGATGAGCATataaagaaagatcaaCATGCCCAGGCTGCACCCGCtgaaaaatcaattccaagTGATGATCGTAAGCAGAAAGATCAACATTCCCAAGCTGCACCTGCTGAAAAATCGATTCCAAGCAACGACCATATGCAGAAAGATCTACATGGGAAAGCTGCatcagttgaaaaatcaattccaagTGATGGTAGTAAGCAGAATGATCAACCTGCCCAGGCTGCATCTGCTGAAAAATCGATTCCAAGCGATGATCGTACGCAGAAAGATCAACATGAGCAAGTGGCACCTGCTGAAAAATCGATTCCAATCGATGACCGTACGCAGAAAGGTCAGCACGAGCACGATGATCGTATGCAGAACGATTTACATGCCCAGGCTGCACCCGCtgaaaaatcaatttcaagcGATGATCGTATGCAGAACGATCAACATGTCCAAGATGCCCTAACTACTAAAGTGGAAAAACCAGTGAAGGAACAGCTGGCAAGCGGTAAAACAGAACAGACAGCTGGCTCTATGGAGGAAAAATGCGCCCGTAAAGAAGTCACCAAAGATGAACCAATTGAGAACATAGATGAACCAACCAAGGtcgttgaagaagaaattaaacaaCACCAGAAAGTCCGTGAAAATTCCGCAGAAGATAGCAGTTACCTCAAGTCAACAAACAATACTGAAGAACGAACTGAAAACCGCGAGGGCTCTGCCAAGAAAAATGCCGAGGGTGATTACATGAGAAAACCAGCAGGGAGTCCCAAGGATTTACCAGAGACTCATGCGCGCCCATTCGGCAACTCCGGGATGTCACATACAAAAGAAACTCTCGAAAAGTCCGCGGTGCAGTATGCCCCGCAGAATGACATAGGACCTGCAGAAGAAAAGGAACCAGCAGAACAGTCGAACAAGTCCATTTCCAAGCGCCTACAAGgtgaaaaggatgaaaGTAATCAATCTCCAAGCGGCCCCCTTGATCACCAAGGCCCCCTTACTACCCATACTAATAACTCTAGTCGTAGTAATTTGACTGTCTCTGTTGGCCCCAAAACGGATGGAAATTCTGACAAATATAATGACAAATCCGAACAAGACGTAGAGAGTGATATGTCAGGACAAAACAACGCGGACACGAGGCTTAAAACCGAAGAACAGGAACGGCCTGAAGGTGCTTCCATCGTTTCTAACGCTCATGCATCTAATGCATCTAATACCGAGGGCAGTGCGGAATGCGCCgttgttggtggtgataAGGACAGTAAGTCCGCATCTCATATCGAGGGCAACGAGGGAGGCACCGTTAGGCCGCACGTTGCGAGAGAAATATCGactaatgaagaagacggTTCCGACGCGGGAAATCTATCTGCTGCAACTGATGCGAATACTACCGATGACTCCGATCTCCACTCTGAGCGCCATTCTACGTCCCTCACTAGTGGTAGCACTGAAAATGCCGAAAAATCTGCAGGGAAGCGAGAGGCAGAATATGATAATGGAATTAAAGATTCAAACCGAAACAAAGATAAATTAAAAGACTGCCAAGACAATTATGAAGAAACGAATACAATAAAAACGACCGAACAAAAGCAGCACCAAAAGCCACCACAGATAACTCCGCCATTgcaacaagaagaagaaaaacaacAAGCCGTTTCTAAAATCGATGCAGAAACTGAAGCTATTTTGAAAGGATTAGATAATCCTCAAGAACTGTTGAAGGAATTAGAAGCAGAACGCCGCAAAGAGCCTGTCTTTATCTTAACTTCCTTGGCAGGAGGCGGCTTTCATATTATACCACGCACGAATCGTCTGGCTACCATTCTACAAGCCAACAGAATTGAGTTTTCCTACAAAGATTTGGGCACCGATCCACAGGCTCGCAATCTGTGGAAGGCTCATGCTCAAGGGAAACAATTACCAGGACTAGTACGTGGATCCGATGTTATTGGCAATTGGCAGGACGTCGAAGATGCAAATGAGGAGTACCGCCTCGAAGAAATTCTATATAGTCTTTAA
- a CDS encoding uncharacterized protein (highly similar to uniprot|P23337 Saccharomyces cerevisiae or YLR258W uniprot|P27472 Saccharomyces cerevisiae): MGRDLQNSLVFEVATEVANRVGGIYSVLKSKAPVTVAQYGDNYTLMGPLNNGTWQSEVEELDWTANETFTEELRPLQSVLKSMHSRGVRFVFGRWLIDGSPRVILFKLDSVRGFLNEWKGDLWSLVGIPSPEHDPETDDAIILGYMVAWFLGELAHLDHKHTIVTHCHEWLASVALPLCRKRRIDVVTIFTTHATLLGRYLCAAGNIDFYNNLAHFDVDHEAGKRGIYHRYCIERAAAHTADVFTTVSQITALEAEYLLKRKPDGILPNGLNVVKFQAVHEFQNLHAIQKEKINEFVRGHFHGCFDFDLDNTLYFFTAGRYEYKNKGADMFIEALARLNYRLKVSGSKKTVVAFIIMPAKNKSFTVEALKSQAAVKALENSVAEVTRSIGKRMFEYAMRYPHMGVHSEIPQDLDELLRPSDKILLKKRVFGLRRAEGELPPVVTHNMVDDANDPILNQIRHVALFNHSSDPVKIIFHPEFLNQNNPILGLDYDEFVRGCHLGVFPSYYEPWGYTPAECTVMGVPSITTNLSGFGAYMEDLIEVDQAKDYGIYIVDRRFKAPEESVEQLVDYMEDFCKKNRRQRINQRNRTERLSDLLDWRRMGLEYVKAKQLALRRAYPESFRQLVGEELNDLNMETLAGDKKIKIARPLSVPGSPRDRANSVSSAVYMTPGDLGTLQDANNADDYFSLAVDDKEDEEDRVYYDE, translated from the coding sequence ATGGGACGTGATTTGCAGAATAGTTTGGTGTTCGAGGTCGCTACTGAAGTCGCTAATAGGGTTGGCGGCATATACTCGGTCTTAAAATCGAAGGCGCCAGTTACTGTCGCTCAGTATGGCGACAACTATACGCTAATGGGGCCACTAAATAATGGCACCTGGCAGAGTGaagtagaagaattagattgGACTGCTAATGAAACGTTCACCGAAGAGCTAAGACCATTACAAAGCGTTTTAAAATCGATGCATTCAAGAGGTGTAAGATTTGTTTTTGGTAGATGGTTAATTGACGGTTCGCCTAGAGTAATCTTGTTTAAGTTAGATTCTGTTCGGGGGTTCTTAAACGAATGGAAGGGAGATCTTTGGTCGTTAGTTGGAATTCCATCACCTGAACACGATCCAGAGACGGATGATGCTATTATCTTGGGTTACATGGTTGCTTGGTTCTTGGGAGAATTAGCGCACTTGGATCATAAACATACAATTGTCACACATTGTCATGAATGGTTAGCTAGTGTAGCACTACCCTTGTGTCGtaagagaagaattgatgTTGTTACGATTTTTACTACGCATGCAACTCTTTTAGGTCGTTATCTTTGTGCTGCAGGTAATATTGATTTTTATAACAATTTGGCACATTTTGATGTTGATCATGAAGCTGGTAAAAGGGGTATTTACCACAGATATTGTATTGAAAGAGCAGCAGCACATACTGCAGATGTTTTCACTACTGTTTCGCAAATCACTGCATTAGAAGCTGAATatcttttaaaaagaaaacctGACGGAATTCTGCCCAATGGTTTAAATGTTGTCAAGTTTCAAGCAGTTCAtgagtttcaaaatttacaCGCAATACAGAAGGAAAAGATTAATGAGTTCGTCAGAGGTCACTTCCACGGAtgttttgattttgatttagATAATACgctttatttttttaccGCTGGTAGGTATGAATACAAGAATAAGGGAGCAGATATGTTTATTGAGGCATTAGCAAGATTAAACTATCGTTTGAAAGTTAGTGGATCTAAAAAGACGGTTGTTGCATTTATAATCATGCCAGCAAAAAATAAATCATTTACAGTAGAAGCACTTAAATCTCAAGCTGCAGTTAAAGCATTAGAAAATTCTGTTGCGGAAGTTACTAGATCGATTGGTAAACGTATGTTTGAATATGCAATGAGATATCCGCACATGGGGGTTCATTCTGAAATTCCAcaagatttggatgaatTATTAAGGCCTTCAGATAAAATTTTACTAAAGAAGAGAGTTTTTGGTCTTAGAAGAGCTGAAGGTGAATTGCCACCGGTAGTAACGCATAATATGGTGGACGATGCTAATGACCCAATTTTAAATCAAATTAGACATGTTGCACTTTTCAATCATTCTTCTGATCCTgtaaaaattatttttcatcctgaatttttaaatcaaaaCAATCCAATTTTAGGCTTAGATTATGATGAATTCGTCCGCGGTTGTCATTTAGGTGTTTTCCCATCATATTATGAACCATGGGGCTATACACCCGCTGAATGTACAGTTATGGGAGTTCCATCTATAACTACAAATCTATCAGGGTTTGGTGCTTATATGGAAGATTTAATTGAAGTGGATCAAGCAAAGGATTATGGTATTTACATTGTCGATCGTCGTTTTAAGGCTCCTGAAGAATCCGTTGAACAATTAGTCGATTACATGGAAGATTTCTGTAAGAAAAACAGAAGGCAAAGAATTAACCAAAGAAATAGAACTGAACGTTTAAGCGATTTACTAGATTGGAGACGTATGGGTTTGGAATACGTTAAAGCTAAGCAACTAGCATTGCGTAGAGCTTATCCAGAGTCTTTCCGCCAATTAGTGggtgaagaattaaatgatTTGAATATGGAAACTTTAGCAGGCGATaagaaaattaaaattgcaAGACCATTAAGTGTTCCAGGATCACCTCGCGACAGAGCCAATAGCGTTAGTAGTGCCGTCTACATGACTCCCGGTGATCTTGGAACTTTACAAGACGCTAATAATGCCGATGACTATTTTTCACTAGCCGTAGACGATaaggaagatgaggaagatcGCGTCTATTATGACGAATGA